From the genome of Roseinatronobacter sp. S2:
GTTTCCGGGGCTGCGCCGGTCTGTCGGGTCGCGGTTTTCAGTGGCGAATGTGTTGCTTCACCCCGAAAGCCGGGGCTGGGTGCGACTGGCGTCGAACGATCCCGGCGCGAAGCCGCGCATTCGCCTGAACCTGCTGGCCGCCGAAGCAGACCGCATGGCGTTCCGGCGCTTCATTGCCCTGACGCGCGATTTCTTCGCGACCAAGGCTGGTGCCTCGCTGGTCAAAGGCGCGGTGCTGCCGTCCGATATCCTGACCACGCCGGACGCAATTGACGGCTATGTGCGCGCGGCAGTGCGCACAGCGATGCACCCGACCTCGACCTGTGCGATGGGTACGGGGGAAGACGCGGTGTTGGATGCTGCCCTGCGCGTGCGTGGAGTTGATGCCTTGCGTGTCGTTGATTGTTCGTCAATGCCGGATATACCCGGCGGCAACACGCAGGCCCCCGCCATCATGCTGGCCGAGAAGGCCGCTGATCTGATCATGGGCAAACCCGCGCCCGCAACCCGACATCAAGAGGAGGTCGCATGAACACCCCTGATCCGCTGGCGCTTGTTCACGAGCATGCCTTCGACATTCGTATCAATTTCGACAAACGCTGGAATACCGGGCCAATCTATGGCGGGGCGCAGCTGGGCTATACTTCCGTTGGCGCCGGGTCCATGGTCGAAGGACCGTTGCTGAACGGGCAGCTTGTCGATTATTCGGGTGCCGACTGGCCGGTGGTGCGTGCGGATGGGGTGGTCGAGTTGAACGCCCATTACATGATCAGGGCCGATGACGGGGCGCTGATCTATATCCGCAACCTTGGATATGTTCACCGGCCGTTGCGCACGCAGGGGCAGGGACCGGATGATCTGCCAGATGTGCCCGCCTATTTTCGCTGCACCCCTTATTTCAAGGCCCCCGAGGATGGCCCTCATGCATGGCTGAACCGCACTGTGATTGTGGGCGTGGCCATGCGCAAACCCCATGTGACACCGGATGATGCGCCGGATCATTCGCTTTTTCGCTATTATGCAATCCGCTGAGGGAAACCAGATATGAACCAGATGTTCGACCCCGCCCGCCCCGATGCCCTGCGCGCCGAACTGGCCACAGCGCCGCGCAAGCTGCTGATTGACGGCGCTTTCCATGATGCCGCGCAGGGGCAGGTGCTTGACGTCATCGACCCCGCGACAGGCCGGAAATTCGCCGAAGCGGCTGCCGGTGGTGCGGCTGATATTGATGCGGCCGTCATGGCGGCACGCTGCGCATTTGATGATGGCCGCTGGACCGGGCTGCCCCCTGCGCGGCGGCAGGACCTATTGCTGAGGCTTGCTGACCTGATCGCGCGCGATGCTGAAGAACTGGCGCTGCTTGAAACCATGGACAATGGCATGCCCTTCATGATGGCGCGTATGGGCGGGGCGATGGGTGCTGTGGGCATGCTGCGCTATTTCGCGGGCTGGGCGACGAAGATCGGCGGCGAGACGATCACCCCCTCTTGGCCGGGCGAATGGCTGGGCTATACACGGCGTGAACCGGTGGGCGTTGTCGCCGCGATCACGCCCTGGAACTTTCCGCTGGCCATGGAAGTGGGCAAACTGTCGGCGGCACTTGCGGCAGGCTGCACCGTGGTCCTGAAACCAGCCGAACAGACACCCCTGTCTGCGGTGAAACTGGGCGCGTTGATCTGCGAAGCGGGCTTTCCTGATGGCGTGGTTAATATTGTCACCGGCACGGGGGCACAGGCAGGCGCGCCGCTGGTTGCGCATCCCGGTATCGACAAGATTTCTTTCACCGGATCGACCGTTGTGGGCCAGCACATTCTGCGTGAAAGCGCGGGCACTATGAAGCGTGTGACACTGGAACTTGGTGGCAAATCGCCTACCTTCATCCTTGGCGATGCCGATCTGGCCCGCGCCATTCCTGCGGCGGCGCAGGGGATTTTCGGTAATGCCGGGCAGGTCTGCGCGGCAGGGTCGCGGTTGTTTGTGCATGAAAGTGTTTTTGATCAGGTGATGGAAGGTATTACCGAACGTGCACAGACCCTGAAAATCGGCGCAGGGCTGGAACCGGGCACGGAGATGGGCCCACTGGTCAGCGCTGTCCAGCGCGACCGGGTGATGGGCTATATCGACGCGGGCCGCGACGCGGGTGTCACATTGCTGACCGGTGGCAGCACAATCGGCGAGGGTGGGTATTTCGTGGAACCCACAGTTCTGGTTGAACCGGGCGCGGATCTGTCTGTCACCCGCGAAGAGATATTTGGCCCCGTTCTGTGTGCCATGCGCTTTGGCGATGATGACCTTGACGCGCTGGCCGCACGGGGCAACGATTCACAATACGGCCTGTCTTCGGCCATCTGGACGCAGGACATCACTGCCGCCCACAAGCTGGCCAATCGTCTGCGTGCGGGCACAGTGCGCATCAACGGTTCTGGCCCGCCCGATCCTGCGCTGCCGCTGGGCGGCTACAAGGCGTCGGGTTTCGGACGTGAAAACGGGCGCGCGGGCCTGGAAATTTTCACTGAACTCAAGACGATCACCGTCTCACTCAATTAACGGCAGGGAATTACCATGAACACAACGATGAGAGAGGCCGACACCTATCCGGCCCTGAAACTGCATATTGACGGCGAATGGATCACGGCGGGCGACCGCCGGACCTTCGATGTGCTGAACCCCGCAACCGGGGCTGTGCTGGCACATCTGCCGCTGGTCAATGCCAGCGATCTGGACCGGGCGCTGGAGGCGGCTGATCGCGGTTTCAGACTATGGCGCAAATCCACGCCAGAAGAACGCGCAGCGGTCCTGAACGGCGCGGCGCAGCGCCTGCGCGCGCGCGCTGACCAGATCGCGCGCAATGCGACGCTGGAAGAAGGCAAAACCTTCGCCGAAACCCGGCTGGAAGTGATGGTCACAGCGAACCTGTTTGAATTCTACGCCGGAGAGGCAAAGCGCACCTATGGCCGTGTGCTGGTGCGCCCGGAAGGCCAGCGCTCGATCGTGGTCAAAGAACCTGTGGGACCGGTCGCGGCCTTCGCGCCGTGGAATTTCCCGATAGCCAATCCCGGCCGCAAATTGGGTGCACCAATTGCGGCTGGCTGCTCGGTCATTCTGAAACCCGCCGAGGAAGCGCCAGCCTCGGCTATGGCGGTGGTCGAAGCGTTGGTCGAATCCGGCTTGCCTGCGGGTGTCTGTCAGTTGGTCTTTGGCGTGCCGGACGAAGTGTCGCGCCACCTTCTGGCGTCAAAAATCCTGCGCAAGGTCAGCTTTACCGGTTCTACCGTGGTGGGCACCCATCTGATGAAACTGGCCGCCGACAACGCGTTGCGCACAACGATGGAACTTGGCGGCCATGCGCCCGTTATAGTGTTTGATGACTGTGACTTCGACCGGACAATCAACATGCTGACCACGGCCAAGATCCGCAATTCCGGGCAGGTCTGCGTGTCGCCCACGCGGTTCTTCATTCATGAAAACATCCATGAACGGTTTGTCGCGGCAATCAGCGAACGGTTGGCGCAGGTCAAGATCGGCAACGGGCTGGACCCGGATGTGCAGATGGGACCGATGGCCAATGCGCGCCGCCCCGAAGCGATTGAAGGGTTGTTGCAGGATGCGGTTGCCAAAGGCGCAGAAATCCGCACAGGCGGGGAACGTATTGGCAATGAGGGGTTCTTTTTTCAGCCCACGGTGCTGACCAGTATGTCCAACGACATGCGGATCATGAATGAAGAACCCTTTGGCCCTGTCGTTTCTGCGCTGCCGTTCAGCGATTTTGATGAAGTTGTAGCCCAGGCCAACAGGCTGCCTTTCGGACTGGCTGCCTATGCGTTCACCGAAAACGGGCGGCTGGCCAACCGGATTGGCGCGGCGCTGGAAAGTGGTATGGTCGGGATCAACGCGGTCGTCATGGCCGCACCTGACAGCCCGTTTCAGGGCGTTAAGCATTCCGGCCACGGGGCCGAGGATGGGCCGGAAGGGGTCGAGGCGTGCCTTGTCTCGAAAGTCATTCACCAACTTTGAGTGTTGCATCAGAAGGCCAGGATTTCCTGGCCCAAGGAGGAAGAACCATGAAGATCGACATGCTGATTGACGGCGCACCCGTCAGCGCGAAAAGCGGTAAGACCTATGAACGTATCGACCCGTTCACCGGTGAGGTGGCGACAGTGGCAGCGGCCGCGACCGCTGAGGATGTGCCGGGGATTGTGGCTTCGGCGCAGGAAGCGTTCGAAAGCTGGTCCCGGACCGGGCCGAATGCACGCCGCAAGATTCTGAACAAGGCCGCTGATATTCTTGAAAGCAAGGCGGATGAATTCGCCAGCCTGATCATCGCGGAAACCGGCGCGACCGGGCCATGGGCCGGGTTCAACGTCGCGTTTGCGGCGGGCGTTCTGCGCGAGGCAGCTTCGATGACAACCCAGATCACCGGCGAGATTATTCCGTCCGACAAGGCCGGTTCCATGGCTATGGGCCAGCGCAAGCCGCTGGGTGTTTGCCTTGGCATAGCGCCCTGGAACGCGCCTGTTATTTTGGGCGTGCGCGCAATCGCGATGCCACTGGCCTGTGGCAATACAGTGATCCTGAAAGCGTCAGAGGCTTGTCCCGGCACGCATCGGCTGATTGGTGATGTGCTGGCAGAAGCCGGCCTGCCCAAAGGTGTGCTGAATGTCGTGACCAATGCCCCCGAAGATGCCGCCGATCTGGTGGCGGCGCTGATTGGCCATGATGCGGTTAAACATGTGAACTTCACCGGGTCCACCGCCATCGGGCGGATCATCGGGCGACTTGCGGGCGAGAATTTGAAACCCGTGTTGCTGGAGCTGGGTGGCAAGGCACCACTGGTGGTGCTGGATGATGCCGATATTGACGGTGCAGTGAACGCCGCTGTCTTCGGGGCCTTCATGAATCAGGGCCAGATCTGTATGTCCACCGAACGGATTATCGTTGACGAAAAGATTGCCGATGATTTTGTCGCGAAGCTTTCGGCGCGTGCAGCGTCGCTGCCTGCGGGTGATCCGCGTGGCAAGGTGGCGCTTGGGGCATTGATATCCGAGGCCGCCGCCGAGAAGATGGAAGCGCTGGTCGATGATGCCGTGTCCAAGGGCGCGAAGCTGACGGCAGGGGGCGCGCGCAAGGGCGCTGTGGTGCCTGCAGGGGTGCTGGACGGGGTGACGTCCGCAATGCGCATCTATAGCGAGGAAAGCTTCGGTCCGGTCAAGTCCGTCATCCGCGTGAAGGGCGATGACGACGCGGTGCGCGTGGCCAATGATACTGAATATGGCCTGTCAGCAGCGGTTCATGGTGGTGATCTCAAACGTGCGATGGCCGTGGCAGACCGCATCAAGTCTGGTATCTGCCACATCAACGGTCCCACCGTTTCGGATGAGGCGCAGATGCCCTTTGGCGGTGTCAAAGCGTCTGGGCATGGCAGGTTCGGCGGCAAGGCGGGAATCGACGCCTTCACCGAATGGCGTTGGCTGACCATCGAAGACCCGCACAAACAGCACTACCCGTTCTGAGACGCGCTTTCAGCGCAACTATCCAAGCATTACTTGCCCGGAGCTATGGCTCCGGGTGGTTTCATTTTGGGGCGATCATACCAAGGAAAAGGGGCGGCATTGCTGGTGCTGCCCCTGTGGGAATGTGCCGTCAGGCGGATCAGACTTTAAAGACCTTGCACGCGTTGTCTTCAAGAACGCCTTTTGGCTCGTATCGTCCACGTCCTTATGTGGTTTGATGCCGGAGCGGGCAGAATCCTACAGGCCCTCTCACCGAGCATGTCCTGGCCGTCACGGCGCTTCCGCGCTTTCAGGCCATCGCCCGCATCCGGGATCTGCTATTCAGGCGCCTTCACCTCTTTGATCCAGGTTCCTGTCCGAAAGAGTTGAGAGGCTTGATCGGCGGCAAGATCAGGGAACCCGTCATCAGCTTAAACTGGCCAGATATCCTGCGCAGCGCAACGGCTAAGGATGGTTTGCCAATCTGTCGCCAATTCACGTCTGAACTATTCGGGCGTTGCGGCGTGAAGACGCTGCCGCAATATGTTGCGGATCCGGCCTTTCAGCCAGACCAGACCCGGATCCTCGGTGTTGCGTTGATGCCAGGTCATCTGGAATTGCTGGCTGAATGTGGGAAGCGGCACGTCCAGCCGTTGCAAAAAGTGGCGATGCGGCGAGGTCATCAGTTGGATCGGATGCACCAGTCCGACGAGATTGCTTCGCGCGACGATCTCCAGCACGCTGCCCGGGCGGGTTACGCGCACAACATCCCTGCGCTCGATACGGTGAGACGGCCGGAAAGTCGCGGCATTGGCCAGAGCGCCGGACTCCAGATCAAGCGACACATGCCCCATCTTGCGAAATTGTTCCGCGGTTATCTGCCCGTCGATTTCCGGGTGACCCCGGCGGGCAATCGCTGTCAGTTCGATTGGCATTATCGCTTCCCACCGCAGAAGCTGGTTGTTCGGCGGGGCCATGCCGACAGCGAGATCGGCCTCGCCGCTTTCCAGAGCCTCGCCAATCGGTAACTTGGGGGCGAGCAGTAGCTTGTAGGATATCCCCGGAAAGCGTTCCGATTGCGAGACCAGTTCCGGGATCAGCAGCGTCTCGAAGATATCGACAAGGTGCAGCCTGAAGTCGCGCGTGGCCGTCACCGGGTCGAAGGAGGCTGAAGGTTCGCCCATCAGCTCGCATTCCTCCAGAATCCGTTGCACCCCGCCGATGAGTTCATCTGCGCGGGTGGTCGGGGCCATACCGCCGGGACGGCGGACAAACAAAGGATCGTCCAGCACCTCGCGCATGCGTCCCAAGAGGTTCGACACGGTGGGCTGCGCCAGTCCTAAAAGCTTCGCCGCCTTGGATAGATTGCGTGTCGCATAGATAGCATCAAAGGCAAGCAGATGCTTGATGTCGAGCTGCATCAGACGCCTCGGCCGACGTCTGGGTGGGGCCGTGGGGTCGGTCATTTCATTTATCAATAGTTCATCATTTCAACTTGGCGTGTTCCGCCGTGATTATTTCGAAGCTATGAACCTGATGCAACACACATTTGACGGTGGCGCATGTCGCTCCGCTGGACAAGGACATCCGTGTGACCGAACGCCCGCCGCTACCGACCCTTATAGGCAGCCATGTGGCCCGACCGCGCAGCATCTCGACGCTGGCCACGGGCGCCCGGTTTCTGGCGGTGTGGGTTGTCCAATGCCATCGAAAACACGGGCAGCGGCATTCTGGATCTGACGCGCAGTGCCTCCAGCTTCACGAAGGTGATTTCCGTCGCGATCACCGAACTGGTCGGCAATGCGCTGATTGATTGCAGCAGCAGGTTCTTAAGTCACGAACGAAAATGGAATGGAGTGTAGTATCAATGGCATGGTCAGCAGAAAAGCTTGAGAATTTCTCATCAAATGGATCTGTCAAACGGGATATTAGTGTCTGTTCAGGCAGAAGATTAGGTTCTGCGGCGGGACTCGCCATAGCTGTTTTATTTCCGATGGCGAATTCCGCAGAGGCACAGAATACTTGGACCGGTGAAATATCGTCCGACTGGGCCGCTCATGAGAACTGGAGTGGTAGCATTCCCTCCGGCGAGAACGTGACAATTGATCTTGCAACAGGTGCGGGCGACCCTTTTCCTGTTCTCGAAGGAACGGGCCAATCCGGATTGCTGAGGGTCGGGGGGGCCGAACTTGGGGAACTCGTAATTCGGAACGGAGGGCAGTTGACCTCCGACGCGGGCTTGAATCGAATTGCTGATGCTGAAGGGAGCATTGGAAATGTCACGGTTACGGGCACGAATTCAAGCTGGACAAACACCGGAAACCTTCAAGTCGGTCGGGGCGGTGCAGGTACCTTGAACGTCGAAAACGGCGGTTTTGCAACAAATGGCATTGGATTTATCGGGGTTCAACAGACAGCTACAGGCATAGTCAACGTTACCGGTGCCGGGTCCGAATGGAATAATACGAGTGGCTTGAGTATCGGTGGCGCAGGTTCCGGGACCTTAAGCATTTCTGATGGAGGTTTGGTGTCCAGTGCTGGTTCGGCCGCAGTCGGGAATGTTGTCAACGCGGGCGAAGGCATCGTCCTGGTCTCTGGCGAGGATTCGCGTTGGACGCATGATGGAGACCTTCAGATCGGCTTGTTTGGTCAGGGGGAAATGACCGTAACTTCGGGTGGTTCCGTCTCAAATGCAGAAGGCTCGATCGGGGCTCAGACTGGTAGCACTGGTTTGGTGACAATCCGTGGTGCTGACACAACATGGATCAACAGCGGCGGACTAACCATCGGGCAAAGCGGAAGCGGCACCTTGGCCATCGAAGAGGGTGGCGTTGTGTCAAATGCCACCGCGACCATTGGCAGTCAGCTTGATCGAACAGGTAAAGTTCAGGTAACCGGTGCTGGTTCGGAATGGAATAGTAGTGGTGCTTTGACTATCGGATTTAGAGGCAATGGCGAGCTCTCGATATCTGATGGCGGGCACGTCTCAGCCAGTTCGGTTTTCCTCGGTCGTCTTAGCGACGGCGAGGGCACGCTGAATATCGGGGCTGCTGCGGGCGAGGAAGCGATTTCAGCTGGAACTCTGGAGACCGGGAGTGTCAATTTCTCGAATGGGACTGGCACGATCAATTTCAACCATACCAGCCCGCAGTATCTGTTTTCTTCGAATGTTTCAGGCAATGGTGAGGTAAATATCTTATCTGGAACCACTATATTCGCTGGCAACAACACTTATACCGGCTTGACGACAATTGCCGCTGGCACATTACAGATCGGGAATGGTGGTGCTCTTGGCTCTTTGGGGCGCGGGGACGTGTTGATGTCCGGGGGAACACTCGCTTTTGACCGTTCAAGTTCGTATACCTATGGTGGCGAAATCACTGGTTCTGGAACCTTGCGGCAGGTTGGAACTGGGCGGACAATTCTAACAGGAAATTCTGGAAGCTTTGGTGGCTCTACAGAGATCATGAGCGGAGAGCTCGCCGTAAACGGAGTGCTCGGAGGAACAGTCAACATCGCGAATGGCGGGCTGCTTATGGGTTCGGGTTCGGTTGGCGAAACGAGAGTAAATTCAGGCGGCATAATCGCGCCGGGAAATTCTATCGATACACTTTCAGTTGATGGCGACCTGACTTTTGAGCCCGGCTCCATTTACCGTGTGGAGGTTGATCCGACAGGAACCAGAAGCGACCTGATTGCTGTCAATGGAACCGCATATCTTGCGGGTTCCGTGCTGCATATCGGTGAGGATGGTGACTATAAGCCCTACTCCGAATATAAAATTCTGACTGCGACAGGCGGCTTTGACGGCACGACCTTTGACGAAGTAAGATCAGATTACACCTTCCTGGAGTCTTTGCTAAGTTACAGCACAAATGATGTCACACTGCGCCTTGCTCGGAACGACGTCTCCTTTTCGAGCGTGGCAGCAACACCGAACCAGAGGGCGACTGCGGGCGGCCTCGACAGCCTTCCAATCGGCAACGCCATCAATAGCGCTATCGTCATGCTGGATGAGCCTGCCGCCCGAAAAGGCTTCGATATGCTCTCTGGCGAGCCACATGCTTCGGCCATTACGTCTATGATTGGCAATAGCGGCACAATTCGCAGTGTCGTGCTAAGCCGCTTTCGGTCACGTTTCGGGAGTGGAAGACCTTTGGCCGCATCGCTGGTTACCACCCGCGCGAACAATGGTAGCGCGCTGGGGTTGACGTCAGATGAAGAAAAAGTAACCGATCTGAATGTATGGGGACATGTTTTCGGCTCGCAAAGTCGTTTTGATGGTGATGGAAACACCGCGCGCCTGCGCTATAGTCAAAGTGGCTTTCTGATTGGTGCCGATACTAACCTGAATGATGTCTGGGGCTTCGGGGTGTTTGCTGGCTATAGCCCTTCTACTTTCAGCGTCCGGGATCGAAACTCGTCAGGGTCGAGCGATAACTTTCATTTGGGGTTCTATGGGGGGGCCGCGATCGACAGTATGCGCCTGAACGTTGGTGCAGCGTATACTTGGCATAACATCGACACCCTGCGCACCGTCGCTTTTCCAGGCTTCTCCGACAGTCTCAGCGCCTCTTACCGATCACATACCGCTCAGGTATTTGGCGAGGCAGGCTATATGTTTGACATAGACACTCTCAGTGCTGGCACGCTCAGCCTTGAGCCGTTTGCAGGGTTGGCCTATGTTCACAACAAAACAAATTCTTTCAGCGAGAATGGTGGCCCGGCTGCACTGACCGCCTTAAGAAGCACGACTGCAACAAGCTTTTCGACGCTGGGACTACGGGCCTTGTCGCAGATCGATATGGGAAGCATGCGAGCAACAGTACATGGTATGGTGGGCTGGCGTCGCGCAATCGGCGACACGACTCCGACAATGAACTTTTCTTTTGCTGGCAGCGATGTATTTGACGTGTCCGGAACGTCGCTTGCAAAGGACACAGCACTTATAGAGGCTGGTCTTAATCTGGAAGTCCGCGAAAACGTAGATTTTGGCCTCTCTTATGGAGGGCGGTATAGCAGTCACGGCCAAGAGCATCGCTTCAACGCGCAACTTCAGGTGTCATTCTGATGCGAGTTTATTCGACAGCACAACTGGGACGAAGATCTGCTATCTAAGCGGGAATGAAGAACTGAAGACGAAAGTTTCAGACCTCCGCGCCGTGGAATCCACCCCCGGCAGCGTTTTGCAAGCCGACGTGGATGGCGAGATCGACACTGGCCGGGACGAACGCAGCGACGAATGCATAATCTAACCAGAACCGCCTTGGCGGCCACGCCGGGCGGAGCATCGGTAAGGCCTGCGTTCGTGCCCAATTTTTTGGCTATAGATACTGTCACGCGGATATCTTGCGTGCAGACGTCATGTGGGATCGGGGGATTTATATCATGAAGCCCAGCCCGACTGGCTGCCTGCCGAAATTAGCAACAGGTTGATAAATAATAAAAAACGGCAATTTCGGTGCTTGGATAAGTCGCATCCAGATGTTCGGATACAAAGGGTTTTCACCTTGGGTCGGCCGAAATCTAATACTTAACAAGAAATAATCTACTTTGCTCATTCCGGTATTGGGTTCAGCTTTTGCACATCCTGCGCACATCATTTTGCGATGCGGTGGCAGCTCAAGAACTGAAAATCGTTTCGCACCAATCTCGTGCGTAAATGCCAGTAGAGGACTCGAGTATGAAGGTTGAAAAGACCGATACGCTGATTGTCGGGGGCGGTCAGTCCGGAATTGCGATGAGCGAACATCTGACTGATCTGGGCATTCCCCATATCGTTCTGGAGCGCAAGCGGGTGGCCGAACGGTGGCGGTCCGAACGCTGGGATTCGCTCGTAGCGAATGGCCCTGCATGGCATGATCGGTTTCCGGGCATGGAATTCGAAGACATCAACCCGGACGCGTTTCCCCCGAAAGAACAGATGGCGTCTTATCTGGAAGCCTATGCAAATATGATCAACGCGCCAATCCGCACCGGGGTCGACGTCAAAAGCGTGCGCAAGCGCGAGGGGCAGACTGGCTTTATCGCAACCACATCTGACGGAGAAATCGCGGCAGAGCGCATTGTTGCGGCGACCGGGCCGTTTCAAGTGGCTGATTACCCAGATCTTGTGCCCCAAGAGACAGAGGTGATGCAGATCCATTCCTCGGATTACAAAAACCCGGATCAACTGCCAGCCGGGGCCGTTCTGGTCGTTGGTGGCGGCGCCTCCGGCGCGCAGATTGCCGAAGAACTGCACCGCGCGGGGCGTCAGGTCTATCTGTCCATCGGCGAGCATTACCGTCCACCGCGGTGCTATCGGGGGCGTGACTATGTCTGGTGGCTGGGCGTGCTGGGCAAGTGGGACGAGATCAACACCAAATCCCGAAAGAAACATGTCGCCTTTGCCGTCAGCGGGTATGATGGTGGCAAGACCATCGATTTCAGGAAATTCGCCAATCAGGGCATTACCATTGTCGGCAAGACCGCGTCCTATGATGATGGTATCGTGCATTTCGCAGATGATCTGGTGACCAATCTGGCCGATGGTGACAGCGCATATCTTGATATGCTGCGCGAGGCCGACGCCTATGTCGAGCGCAATGGGGTTGAACTGCCGTCGGACCCGGAAGCCTGGGAAATACAACCGGATGCGCCCTGTATTCAGAACCCGTTGCAGCGGCTTGATCTGAAAGAGGGCAATGTCAATGCCATCGTCTGGGCGACCGGTTTCAAGTTCGATTTCAGTTGGTTGGAAGTTGATGTCTTCGATGAAAAGGGCGCGCCCGTGCACAAGCGCGGGATTGCGGCGGAACGGGGCATCTATTTCCTTGGCTTGCCGGAACTGACCAACCGTGCGTCGTCTTTCATCTATGGGTGTTGGTACGATGCGAAATACATTGCAACGCATATCGGTGTTCAGCGGAATTATTCCGCCTATGAAAAAGCAGGGTAGTCCACCCTGCGTCCGGGGGCTGGCCCCGACATCAGAAAACCGCCCATACCCTGTCTGGGCATACGCGGGGCGCGGCACGAACACCCGCGAGTTGGCGCCGACTTGCCCGCGCACGTCCCTGAGAAAAAGGAACCCGACATGACACGCGTGATGTTTCTGAATGGTCCCAATGCCAATTTATACGGTCTGGATCAGAAAGGCACCTACGGGACGGACAGTTTCCCACAGATCAGGGATGCCTGTCTGGCGCGTGCCGAAGGGCTTGGCCTGACGCTTGATTTCCGGCAATCCAACCACGAGGGCCAGCTTATCGACTGGATTCAGGAAGCGCGGCAAAGCTGTGAAGGTGTTCTTATAAATGCGGCCGGACTGACCTATACATCGGTGGCGATCCTGGATGCGTTGCTGGCCTTCGACGGCCCGGTCATCGAATGCCATATGAGCAATATCTGGAAGCGCGAAGCCTTTCGCAGCCATTCCTATGTTTCCAAAGCGGCCACTGGCGTGATCGCGGGGTTGGGGCTGCGCGGCTATCTTTTGGCGATTGATGCGATGCATGGAGTGCTGAGCGTGGAGGCGACATGACGGATACGCTTGTCTTCTACAGCGCGCTTGATCCCTTCGAAGACTGGCGCGACGCCTTAACGCCCCATCTGGGTGACGCCGTGCAGATCCAGAACCATGATGCCATTACCGACCCTGAAAAAGTGCGCTACGCGCTGGTCTGGATGCCACCAGACGGGTTTTTCAAGCGTTTTCCCAACCTGTCGCTGGTGACCAATCTGGGGGCCGGTGTTGATCGACTGGTGGCGCGCGACGATTTGCCTGACGTGCCGATCACGCGCTTGTCCGACCCAGAAATGGGGCGCATGATGGCCAGCTTCGTGCTGTTCGCCGTGTTGCGCCATGCCCGGGACATTCCGTTTTTCGAAGCGGCACAGATGCGGCGTGAATGGGCCTATAAGCATCCACGCCCGGCCATCGAAATATCTGTCGCGGTGCTGGGATTGGGCGAGTTGGGGGCGCTTGCTGCCAAGGAAATCGCGCGTCAGGGTTTTGTAACCCATGGTTGGCCAACGCGCCCAAAGGATTTGCCGGGCGTGACGGTTCACCATGGCGATGATGCGCTTGATCAGCTTCTGGGTCTGGCGGATATCGTGGTCAGTATGCTGCCGCTGACCCCGCGCACACGCAAACTTCTGAATGCAGAACGTTTTGCCCGGATGAGACAGGACGCATCTTTCATCAATGTGTCGCGCGGAGAGGTTGTAGATGAAGCTGCGCTTGTTGCTGCGTTGAAAGCGGGGCACCTGTCGGGCGCGACCCTCGATGTGTTCGAAAAGGAACCGCTGGCGTCGGATCATCCGCTTTGGTCACTTCCGGGGGTACTGATCACACCACATCTGGCGTCTGTCGCGCTGCCGAAAAGCGCTGCGCCGCAAATCGCTGCCAATATCCGCGCGATCCGGCGCGGGGACGA
Proteins encoded in this window:
- a CDS encoding autotransporter domain-containing protein: MEWSVVSMAWSAEKLENFSSNGSVKRDISVCSGRRLGSAAGLAIAVLFPMANSAEAQNTWTGEISSDWAAHENWSGSIPSGENVTIDLATGAGDPFPVLEGTGQSGLLRVGGAELGELVIRNGGQLTSDAGLNRIADAEGSIGNVTVTGTNSSWTNTGNLQVGRGGAGTLNVENGGFATNGIGFIGVQQTATGIVNVTGAGSEWNNTSGLSIGGAGSGTLSISDGGLVSSAGSAAVGNVVNAGEGIVLVSGEDSRWTHDGDLQIGLFGQGEMTVTSGGSVSNAEGSIGAQTGSTGLVTIRGADTTWINSGGLTIGQSGSGTLAIEEGGVVSNATATIGSQLDRTGKVQVTGAGSEWNSSGALTIGFRGNGELSISDGGHVSASSVFLGRLSDGEGTLNIGAAAGEEAISAGTLETGSVNFSNGTGTINFNHTSPQYLFSSNVSGNGEVNILSGTTIFAGNNTYTGLTTIAAGTLQIGNGGALGSLGRGDVLMSGGTLAFDRSSSYTYGGEITGSGTLRQVGTGRTILTGNSGSFGGSTEIMSGELAVNGVLGGTVNIANGGLLMGSGSVGETRVNSGGIIAPGNSIDTLSVDGDLTFEPGSIYRVEVDPTGTRSDLIAVNGTAYLAGSVLHIGEDGDYKPYSEYKILTATGGFDGTTFDEVRSDYTFLESLLSYSTNDVTLRLARNDVSFSSVAATPNQRATAGGLDSLPIGNAINSAIVMLDEPAARKGFDMLSGEPHASAITSMIGNSGTIRSVVLSRFRSRFGSGRPLAASLVTTRANNGSALGLTSDEEKVTDLNVWGHVFGSQSRFDGDGNTARLRYSQSGFLIGADTNLNDVWGFGVFAGYSPSTFSVRDRNSSGSSDNFHLGFYGGAAIDSMRLNVGAAYTWHNIDTLRTVAFPGFSDSLSASYRSHTAQVFGEAGYMFDIDTLSAGTLSLEPFAGLAYVHNKTNSFSENGGPAALTALRSTTATSFSTLGLRALSQIDMGSMRATVHGMVGWRRAIGDTTPTMNFSFAGSDVFDVSGTSLAKDTALIEAGLNLEVRENVDFGLSYGGRYSSHGQEHRFNAQLQVSF
- a CDS encoding NAD(P)/FAD-dependent oxidoreductase, which codes for MKVEKTDTLIVGGGQSGIAMSEHLTDLGIPHIVLERKRVAERWRSERWDSLVANGPAWHDRFPGMEFEDINPDAFPPKEQMASYLEAYANMINAPIRTGVDVKSVRKREGQTGFIATTSDGEIAAERIVAATGPFQVADYPDLVPQETEVMQIHSSDYKNPDQLPAGAVLVVGGGASGAQIAEELHRAGRQVYLSIGEHYRPPRCYRGRDYVWWLGVLGKWDEINTKSRKKHVAFAVSGYDGGKTIDFRKFANQGITIVGKTASYDDGIVHFADDLVTNLADGDSAYLDMLREADAYVERNGVELPSDPEAWEIQPDAPCIQNPLQRLDLKEGNVNAIVWATGFKFDFSWLEVDVFDEKGAPVHKRGIAAERGIYFLGLPELTNRASSFIYGCWYDAKYIATHIGVQRNYSAYEKAG
- a CDS encoding type II 3-dehydroquinate dehydratase; this encodes MTRVMFLNGPNANLYGLDQKGTYGTDSFPQIRDACLARAEGLGLTLDFRQSNHEGQLIDWIQEARQSCEGVLINAAGLTYTSVAILDALLAFDGPVIECHMSNIWKREAFRSHSYVSKAATGVIAGLGLRGYLLAIDAMHGVLSVEAT
- a CDS encoding glyoxylate/hydroxypyruvate reductase A; its protein translation is MTDTLVFYSALDPFEDWRDALTPHLGDAVQIQNHDAITDPEKVRYALVWMPPDGFFKRFPNLSLVTNLGAGVDRLVARDDLPDVPITRLSDPEMGRMMASFVLFAVLRHARDIPFFEAAQMRREWAYKHPRPAIEISVAVLGLGELGALAAKEIARQGFVTHGWPTRPKDLPGVTVHHGDDALDQLLGLADIVVSMLPLTPRTRKLLNAERFARMRQDASFINVSRGEVVDEAALVAALKAGHLSGATLDVFEKEPLASDHPLWSLPGVLITPHLASVALPKSAAPQIAANIRAIRRGDELRNTVSRVHGY